The genomic segment GAAGCGACCTTTCCCGACGGCACCAAGCTGGTCACCGTGCATCAACCAATCCCGTGAAAGAGAGGTCAATGTCTGTTGCGGCCCAGCCGTGATGACCCCGAACCGCTTGAAGGATTTCACCGTGCAGATACGTGACGCCCTGGACGCCGACCTCGAAGGCATCCTAGAGATCTACAACGACGCGGTGCAGAACAGCACGGCGATCTGGAATGACGCGGTTGTCGACCTCGACAACCGCCGCGCCTGGCTGGCCGAGCGCCATGGACAGAACTACCCGGTGCTGGTGGCAATCGACGACGACGGCCAGGTTGCTGGCTACGCCTCCTTTGGCCCCTGGCGCCCTCACGACGGCTTCCGCCACACCGTGGAAAACTCGGTCTACGTGCGCCCAGGCCAACGTGGCGGTGGTGTGGGTCGTAGCCTGATGCAGGCGCTGATCAAGCGCGCCCGCGAGTTGCACAAGCACGTCATGATCGCCGCCATCGAGAGCGAAAACCGCGCCTCCATCCACATGCACCAGCAACTGGGCTTCATCCACGCTGCGCAGATGCGTCAGGTCGGTTGCAAATTTGGCCGCTGGCTGGACCTGACCATGATGCAACTGACCCTGAACAGGACATCGAAACCATGATTCCCGGCGAATACCAGATCCAGCCCGGCGACATTGAGCTCAACGTAGGCCGCCGTACATTGCAGCTGACCGTGGCCAACAGCGGCGACCGGCCCATTCAGGTCGGCTCGCACTACCACTTCTTCGAAACCAACGACGCCCTCGCCTTCGACCGCGCCGCCGCGCGCGGCATGCGGCTGAATATTCCAGCAGGCACCGCCGTGCGCTTCGAGCCGGGCCAGAGCCGCGACGTGGAGCTGGTCGATCTGGCCGGTGATCGCCGGGTGTTCGGCTTTGCCGGACGGGTAATGGGCGCGCTTTAGAGCGCAGCCGCAAGAGACAAGCAAGCTTCGTAGG from the Stutzerimonas stutzeri genome contains:
- a CDS encoding GNAT family N-acetyltransferase, yielding MQIRDALDADLEGILEIYNDAVQNSTAIWNDAVVDLDNRRAWLAERHGQNYPVLVAIDDDGQVAGYASFGPWRPHDGFRHTVENSVYVRPGQRGGGVGRSLMQALIKRARELHKHVMIAAIESENRASIHMHQQLGFIHAAQMRQVGCKFGRWLDLTMMQLTLNRTSKP
- a CDS encoding urease subunit beta — its product is MIPGEYQIQPGDIELNVGRRTLQLTVANSGDRPIQVGSHYHFFETNDALAFDRAAARGMRLNIPAGTAVRFEPGQSRDVELVDLAGDRRVFGFAGRVMGAL